One window from the genome of Sulfodiicoccus acidiphilus encodes:
- the cas3 gene encoding CRISPR-associated helicase Cas3': MSWSLVEAYDEALRRLKYEPRRALEETVRALEGGKSVLLFAPTGYGKTTLTEALSLAAVNGNELFARVIHVLPLRSVVQDLYLKLRRDSEKLGIDKREVAAQDTDFNDSPYFLRKVNVTTLDTFVMNLFKLPVAELGKVARGGGSHFELPRAMIYSSVVLFDEFHLFSEDGRPLTAAIASLRALADAGVPVVVMTATMPCFLKRLLSEYVELKEVRATDFNVRRELSVHFIEDPSFYVPPPGKKVLFVFNTRRDAIYTYRKFRERGVSPLLLHGKLNGRDRAERLSRIDGGELVISTQVIEAGLDRSFDVLVTEAAPASALIQRAGRVARYGGQGEVFVFPYRGGVYNREDVEAATRVLRDGGRLDEGLLATEASTPKIRETLRYSLELLDANVLTSSSDASRLMTYMCSMVREVSTVMGFPRGCYSPECGVPLSDREAYKLIAGGNHGVMEGREVEVRKMVKGDECLSLEFMRKGIDGIVVEYDSEVGAIL; this comes from the coding sequence ATGTCGTGGTCCTTGGTTGAGGCCTACGACGAGGCGCTTAGGAGGCTCAAATACGAGCCCAGGAGAGCCCTAGAGGAGACCGTCAGGGCCCTAGAGGGAGGTAAGTCCGTTCTCTTGTTTGCACCCACAGGATACGGGAAGACGACGCTTACTGAGGCCCTATCCTTGGCGGCCGTCAATGGTAACGAGCTCTTCGCCAGAGTGATACATGTACTCCCGCTCAGGAGCGTGGTTCAGGACCTCTACTTAAAGTTGAGAAGGGACTCTGAGAAGCTCGGAATCGACAAGAGGGAAGTGGCAGCTCAAGACACTGACTTCAACGACTCTCCGTACTTCCTTAGGAAAGTTAACGTCACAACCTTGGATACCTTCGTCATGAACCTATTCAAGCTCCCCGTGGCCGAGTTGGGTAAGGTAGCGAGAGGTGGAGGATCGCACTTCGAGCTTCCGAGGGCCATGATATATAGTTCGGTGGTCCTGTTCGACGAGTTCCACCTCTTCTCGGAGGACGGGAGGCCTCTCACTGCGGCGATCGCCTCCCTCAGGGCCCTGGCCGACGCTGGAGTGCCAGTAGTCGTGATGACAGCGACTATGCCTTGTTTCCTGAAAAGGTTGCTGAGTGAATACGTGGAACTTAAGGAGGTGAGGGCAACAGACTTCAATGTGAGGAGGGAACTGTCCGTCCACTTCATTGAGGATCCCTCGTTCTATGTCCCTCCACCGGGAAAGAAGGTCCTGTTCGTCTTCAACACCAGGAGGGATGCCATCTACACCTACAGGAAGTTCAGGGAGAGAGGGGTCTCACCTCTACTACTGCACGGAAAGCTTAACGGGAGGGATAGAGCCGAGAGGCTCAGTCGAATCGACGGTGGTGAACTCGTGATCTCGACCCAAGTTATAGAGGCAGGTTTGGATAGAAGCTTCGACGTCCTGGTCACGGAGGCCGCCCCGGCCTCTGCCCTGATTCAGAGGGCAGGTAGGGTCGCGCGTTACGGCGGGCAGGGCGAGGTGTTCGTCTTCCCCTACAGGGGAGGGGTTTACAACAGGGAAGACGTGGAGGCAGCGACGCGCGTGTTAAGGGATGGAGGGAGGCTAGATGAGGGCCTCCTAGCCACCGAAGCGAGCACCCCAAAGATTCGAGAGACCCTTCGGTACTCCCTTGAATTACTTGACGCTAACGTGCTTACTTCGTCGAGTGACGCCTCAAGATTGATGACTTACATGTGCAGCATGGTTAGAGAGGTATCGACGGTAATGGGATTCCCACGTGGATGTTACTCTCCGGAGTGTGGAGTTCCGCTCTCCGACCGGGAGGCTTACAAGCTCATAGCTGGGGGAAACCACGGAGTGATGGAAGGAAGAGAAGTCGAAGTTAGGAAGATGGTCAAGGGAGACGAGTGTCTCTCCCTAGAGTTCATGAGGAAGGGAATAGACGGCATCGTCGTGGAGTACGACTCGGAGGTCGGGGCGATCCTTTGA